AAGCCGGTGATTATGTGGGAAACGAGAAAAACGTAGCGCAAGATACACTGAAAAATTACTGAAATGAGAATAAGTTGAcatattcaataattttaatgCCTAGTCTACTCCAAACATCTTGGTTAAAAGTTGAGTTAAGGcatgaaatatatataacagTCACAGTTCATTCGTtcgatattttttttactgCATTAATACTAGGTAGCCCGATAGTAAGAGGCTTATTTACCAAGGTGACTCAACTGCATTTTCTAAGCAATAATTCAATATAAGGCTAGGTGCTGAAGCTCCTATGATTAGGAATAGAAACTATCCGAActaaaattttgatttggTACTTTTAGGCTAAAATATAAGTATGCAATCTAGTGATGTGCGGCCTAATGACACGCAACAAGAGTATTCGAAGTTAATACAGGAGGAGAATACGAAAAGTAGTTGTCCCATATGCTTCAAAGAATGTGCCAATCTAAATGAACTCAATAAGCATTTGGATAAAGACCATAATTTTGGAAACGAAAATAGCAATGGTGATCATGTAAAGAAGCAtcagaacaagaaaaagagtAGTGGTATTAGAACTAGCCACCATGAGGTGTATAATGAGGGTATGAGTAAATGTGCTTATTGTAGAAAGAAACTCACTAAATCAAATGGTGTCTCAAATTGTTATCACTGTGGTAAATTATACTGCCGATCGCATCTGTTGTGGCAGATGAAACTGGATAAGAGAGCAAGGTATGACCCTCAGCATGGGAAGTTCTACCCTTGTTGCTTCAAATGCACGTCTTCGAGACCTGGATATAACGACTATGGGCTTACAGTTTCCAAGACATCTGAATTCAGTAGATTAAGatcttcaaaaatggaagaCAAACAGTTAAGATCATTACAGTTGGAGACCAGACTTTTGAAATTAATCGATGGGTATATCTCAATATCGCGGAAATATGGGAATAATCTTTTCTCCACAGTGGTACGAAACAGTGAACTTTCCAAATATGAACGATCAATAGTGCATTGGAAGGACGACAGTAATGTACACACATGCAATATATGTACTTCAGAATTTGGACTGGTGCGACTTAGTAGGAAGCATCATTGCCGACTTTGTGGAAACATTGTGTGTGATACAGACGGCTATGAGGAAGAAGTGATAAATACAAGACGTCGGAAGACgacaatgaagaaatgCTCCTATCAAATAAAGCTGCGAAACCTAAAATCCTCCACCGATGATCTGCATTATAATTCTCAGCTACGACCCGATGAAGAGTATATAGCCGAATTACAGGTACGACTATGCTCGACTTGCATTGATAATTTACTATTGAAGAGGAAATTCAAGAGGGACCTTACAAAACCGATGCCACCGTTATTGTCCCGCTACGAGACCTTACACAATATCGCCGATGTCATCAGAACCATCCTGCCACCATTTCAAGACGCTTTACAGAAAATAGACAATGAACGTACCAAGAAAGTAAGTGATGAAAAAGAGCTCGCTGATCTAAGCAAACTCAGAGTGAAACTATTACGCTCTTTTGCTAATTACAATAGTGTGAACAAACAGCTTTGTAGCATCAAACCGAGCAACTTCAGTGAAGAGCGAGTCAAGAATTCGTTGTTGGTTGAGTCCTCgtatttcatcaatgagAACATCCTGCCACTGAGATCGTTACCTGCTGTGCTCAGTGGTGAGGACTACGTGATGAGCAAGAGTGAGCCGGAGGTCAAGAAGCTCTCTGAGCTTATGTCCAGTGACTTGTCTATCAAGGAGATCAAGCAAGGCCGTGAGGAGTTGATGGTACTCGAGGAGCAAATTTTCCAGATCGAGTCCCTGGTCGAGACCGCCAAGCGCCAGAGGAAGTTCGACGAAGTGGCCACACTAGCCACAAACCTCAATGAACTGAACCAAAGAGCCACTGAGTTAAGAGAGAAGCTCGGGCAAGAAGGGTTTTGAAGTTACTATTTCACTCCAATGGCCAGCTTAAATTTGACCAACGCGCAATGACATGATAGTAATTGACAAAAGGTCAGGGCTTCCGCACTGTACACATCCCAGGTCTTCAGTGAGAGATAGGGCTACAAGCTACGCAAGCCCTATCATACGcacttctttttttaagGGTGTTTCTCGATCGTTCTGACCGTTTCTGATTATAATGTGAATGAGAGGcagcttttcttttcacaTGTACAGTGCATTCTGTGCTGTGGGCCGTGCTTTTGTTGATTTCTACCTGGTGTCTACACCCATGTCTTTGCGAGATATCCATACGGCCAAGTCTCTGCTAGAGACTACGAAAAATTCTAAAGAAAGTATACTCGAGTGGTGGTACTACGGCCGTTTCTGGCACTCGTATATAAATAGACATTCTCAGCTTTTTCtcatctctttctttttgttttgctcTTCTGTGGCCTGTTGCTGCACGAATCCTCTGTGAGTTTGTGTCTCCCCTGCTGAAAGCATAAATGTCTTAAATACTCCCGCAGCGCAGCGAGAAAAGATAATCGCAAATTGAAAACCGGTAATTTCTTCTAGTCTCTTAGAAACAGACGGGAGGCTAAGAGAGGTATGAAGAGAGACACGGAAGAGAGTAGGAAGCAACAGACACGCACACGCACACGCACACGCAGAACACGCCGCAGAACCAGCACACACTGCACTAGCTTGCTGCTCAAACCCTCCTTTCTTCCTTACCAACCCCCTTCCCCCTTCCCACTCCCCACTGTACACTTCGCAGGAAGGGACACTCAAGAGCTCAGGCCAAAGCAACACtgcaaaagaagaaaatttgTCTTCTGCTTTTCCCAACTTCTTCCGTGCCCACACAAGGAAATTCTTATAAATACAACTTGAACCGGCAGCCCGACCATGCCCCCCCCTTCCATGAAACCCTCCACCCTTCTGCCACAAGTAACTACACGACTGAAAGGAAAAGGGCTTTAGTTCAAAGTGAGCAAGagaaaatttctttttttttgtactTATTTCCTGAACAAAAGCACTGCTGCGGGTAACTTTTCTTTGTGATACCGAAGtcagttcttcttcacGTGATTGCTGTTATTGGTGATTAGAAATATTTAAGTCAGGTGATTGCCGTTGGGACTGATTTAGGCTTTTGATAGTATAGAGGTGTAtcttctctctctctctctcccTCTCTAACTACAACGAGTATTGATTAAACCCAGAGCTATTTGTGCCACTATGATAGGAGACGGTGACGACGTTACGCTTCCTAAGGCGACTGTGCAGAAGATTATTTCAGAGGTGCTGGACTCAGACCTGATGTTCAACAGGGATGCGCGCGAGATTATCATCAAGAGTGGTATCGAGTTCATTATGATCCTGTCCAGCATGGCCAGTGAGATGGCAGAGTCGGACGCTAAAAAGACTATTGCCCCCGAGCATGTGATTAAGGCGCTCAAGGAGCTGGAATACAATGAGTTCATACCCTTGCTGGAACAGATACTGATTGAATTCAAGGGCACACAGAAAATCAAGGAGAAAAAGAACTCCAAGTTTAAGAAGTCGGGGctaacagaagaagaactttTACAACAGCAAGAAGAACTGTTCAGAAAATCGAGATCGAGGTTACACCAAAATAGTGTGTCAGGCTCAGCTACTGATTCTACATGAAAAGtacgaaaaaaaaaaacaacgCGATGTTAGGGAAATGGCACGATAAAAAGATGTTATAATTCCCtttcattgtttttttttcatcatattCCTTATGTCTTGCATTCTAAAGCCTTAGCCAATGGATATGGGGCTTTCCTTCTGTTTCAGTTTTATTTGttgatatttatttttttcgaCTCATCCTTTTCACTTCttaatttcaaattctaGCATTCCATTGTATTATTTCTAACATATGATTTATAAATTTACATATTTTAAATTCACGgttttatcaatttcagGTAACTATGAGCACTCATAGCTAGTCTCGCTGTCCATACTCTTACAAATACGGTTCATTTTTACGTATAGTCTTTGATTATGGTCTATATTGTACATATATGCtctatattttattatgtAGTTGTATTCCTTACGTTATCCATTTCAATTGTTCGAAACGAACTCAAGGATGACTTGTAAAGATTCTTTTTTATCGTCTGACATTCCCGATATTATGTCTTGGTATCTTTGCGGGTTTTCACTCTGTAGACTAGTTAGGAATACAGAGACTTCCTGGAAGGCATTTACTTGATCCAATATAGATTCTTTGAGATCATCATCATATTCTTCTAGATATTCGTCCTCTTCTTGAGGGTCAAGCAGATCAGTGCCATCAGCGCCACCACTCAATTCTTCACCCTTGTTTAGTGCCTCACGGTTTCTAATAGCCACTGGTAATTGTTCTACTAGTGTGACTAGCTTGTTAGAGAATTCCTTCAAATATCCACTAACACAACTTGGAAGCTCAGGTAGCTTTAATATAGACATTATTGCCAGAATTTGTAATTTGATAGCAAAAACGCTCTTGAATTTTAGATCAAACCATCtctttaatatattcaaagtGACACCTGATGATTCCATCACTTGTAAAGTTTCTATTGGCTTAACAAATAGATATGCTAATACCATTTTTATCACCTGCTTATCATCTAGGCcaaattcttcatccatTGCTCTGCTCAAAGCCTTCTCTAAGAATGGTGTCTCCTTCATTGATAGAGCAAAACATGTCAAAAGGTTCATAACCCCTTCAACATCATAATCGATTTCGCTCTCCAATTTA
This is a stretch of genomic DNA from Nakaseomyces glabratus chromosome M, complete sequence. It encodes these proteins:
- the PEP7 gene encoding phosphatidylinositol-3-phosphate binding protein (CAGL0M01452g~Ortholog(s) have phosphatidylinositol-3-phosphate binding activity) is translated as MQSSDVRPNDTQQEYSKLIQEENTKSSCPICFKECANLNELNKHLDKDHNFGNENSNGDHVKKHQNKKKSSGIRTSHHEVYNEGMSKCAYCRKKLTKSNGVSNCYHCGKLYCRSHLLWQMKLDKRARYDPQHGKFYPCCFKCTSSRPGYNDYGLTVSKTSEFSRLRSSKMEDKQLRSLQLETRLLKLIDGYISISRKYGNNLFSTVVRNSELSKYERSIVHWKDDSNVHTCNICTSEFGLVRLSRKHHCRLCGNIVCDTDGYEEEVINTRRRKTTMKKCSYQIKLRNLKSSTDDLHYNSQLRPDEEYIAELQVRLCSTCIDNLLLKRKFKRDLTKPMPPLLSRYETLHNIADVIRTILPPFQDALQKIDNERTKKVSDEKELADLSKLRVKLLRSFANYNSVNKQLCSIKPSNFSEERVKNSLLVESSYFINENILPLRSLPAVLSGEDYVMSKSEPEVKKLSELMSSDLSIKEIKQGREELMVLEEQIFQIESLVETAKRQRKFDEVATLATNLNELNQRATELREKLGQEGF
- the NCB2 gene encoding negative cofactor 2 transcription regulator complex subunit NCB2 (CAGL0M01474g~Ortholog(s) have RNA polymerase II transcription factor activity, TBP-class protein binding, RNA polymerase II transcription factor activity and TBP-class protein binding, more), with the protein product MIGDGDDVTLPKATVQKIISEVLDSDLMFNRDAREIIIKSGIEFIMILSSMASEMAESDAKKTIAPEHVIKALKELEYNEFIPLLEQILIEFKGTQKIKEKKNSKFKKSGLTEEELLQQQEELFRKSRSRLHQNSVSGSATDST